TGGAATCGCCGTCAATGGACTCGCCGTCAATGGACTCGCCGCCAATGAACTCGCCGCCAGTCGCCCTGCCGAGGGCATCATCCATCCCACACACGAGCTCTCGAACCCTCCCCCAGCAGACTCGGCCTTCGACTCGATACCAGACGTCGTCGCAGCTTTCGGTACGGCGGCGCCCATTCGCTCAGCACACCTTGACCACTGACCAGCTCGCAGCCAACGACGAGTTCGTCATCGTCCTCGACTCGCCCGACCGCGAGAACGAGGGCGACCTGATCATAGCGGCCGAGTCGCTCACGCCGGAAAAGGCGGCCTTCATGATCCGCTACAGCTCCGGCTACATGTGCGCTCCGCTGCCCGTGTCGcgcgccgccgccctgcACCTCCCGCAGATGGTCGCCGACAACGCCGACCCCAACCGCACCGCCTACGCCATCTCCATCGACGCAAACGACGACAGCGTGTCCACGGGCATCAGC
The Ascochyta rabiei chromosome 9, complete sequence DNA segment above includes these coding regions:
- a CDS encoding 3,4-dihydroxy-2-butanone-4-phosphate synthase; this encodes MATMPAETNGIAVNGLAVNGLAANELAASRPAEGIIHPTHELSNPPPADSAFDSIPDVVAAFANDEFVIVLDSPDRENEGDLIIAAESLTPEKAAFMIRYSSGYMCAPLPVSRAAALHLPQMVADNADPNRTAYAISIDANDDSVSTGISAHDRSLTCRLLADPNAKASHFRRPGHILPLQARDGGVRVRRGHTEAAVDLCRLAGKQPVGVICEMINDGESVDGKPALLGSGMMRTDECLAFGKKWGIKVCTIEDMVTYIEQNEGKLPVP